A window of the Podospora bellae-mahoneyi strain CBS 112042 chromosome 6, whole genome shotgun sequence genome harbors these coding sequences:
- the ORC4 gene encoding origin recognition complex subunit 4 (COG:L; EggNog:ENOG503NYTH; BUSCO:EOG092630MJ) has product MAPRGTTTAAAAGKKRARSQNENEPELSSTTAAKRVRGSKESTTTATNGANPHGRRVAPAPAAANNSDEAPNSEEPQPKPLTATKKTRQPSVKKKSNIYDFPASDEDELSSAEVTTTTVPATKRKATVKSVTSAPRNDKENVEEPPAEKKKRGRPPNKPVAAEPVAEQEEDDVTTTKKLSGKAATSLRGGGMHAVPKGILTPRKERGVDGKRGKKNVVFAAKEKSDDEEESEEDEEGTPTKTKEKHGLGLDGEVGPEDDNEAEEEESEEEEDDEVCTVCSKPDSKRGNQILFCDSCDMAVHQKCYGVARIPKGDWFCKDCAEKKAAGMLSVDDTAKVRGASFQDMKAATVAQVAEDLPDIPNFEHHLRVAQRVLLDRCSGRRRIKLFGQNEAYEKTFQLVEQTIIAGEGNSMLVIGARGCGKTTLIESVISDVSKQHKEEFHVVRLNGFIHTDDKLALREIWRQLGKEMAVEDDLVNKTSNYADTMASLLALLSHPSEIAESHEGVTSKSIVFVIDEFDLFATHARQTLLYNLFDIAQARKAPIAVVGLTTRIDVVESLEKRVKSRFSHRYVYLSLPKSLPAFWDVCRQGLSIDEEDMEAEGVDESLEGHEEFWKWWNERIERLYSKDQRFKDHLESYFATTKSTSAFLTTCVMPLADLTPTSPFPRIPAPSIAVSLDPPDSKLHMLESLSDLDLSLLIAAARLDIVAHTDTVNFAMAYDEYSSLMSKQRAQTASSGLLVLGGGTRVWGRGIAGMAWERLVALGLLVPAASGGRGTAGLSGLDSKMWKLDVALEEIPAAVKLNAVLARWCKEI; this is encoded by the exons ATGGCACCCCGCGGCACCACtaccgccgcagcagcaggcaaGAAAAGAGCACGCTCCCAAAACGAAAATGAGCCAGAActatcatcaacaacagccgcGAAAAGAGTACGAGGATCGAAGgaatcaacaacaacagcaacaaacggCGCAAACCCCCATGGGCGTCGCGTGGCACCTGCTCCTGCGGCTGCAAACAACTCCGATGAGGCTCCCAACTCGGAAGAACCCCAGCCCAAACCTCTCACCGCCACCAAAAAAACACGGCAACCATCGGTCAAGAAAAAGAGTAACATTTACGACTTTCCGGCttcggatgaggatgagttGAGTTCTGCTgaagtcaccaccaccactgttCCTGCCACAAAGCGCAAGGCAACGGTAAAATCTGTCACTTCTGCTCCTCGAAATGATAAAGAGAATGTGGAAGAACCGCCAgcggagaagaaaaaacgaGGTCGGCCACCTAACAAGCCAGTCGCGGCGGAACCTGTCgcggagcaggaggaggacgatgtcACCACGACAAAGAAGCTCTCAGGGAAAGCGGCGACGAGCTTacggggtggtgggatgcACGCGGTTCCAAAGGGGATACTTACACCGagaaaggaaaggggagtggatgggaagaggggaaagaagaatGTTGTTTTTGCTGCGAAGGAaaagagtgatgatgaggaggaaagtgaggaagatgaggagggtaCTCCGACGAAGACAAAGGAAAAGCATGGGCTGGGACTTGATGGCGAAGTTGGGCCCGAGGACGACaacgaggcggaggaggaagagagcgaggaggaagaagatgatgaggtcTGCACCGTTTGTTCGAAACCCGACTCAAAACGTGGAAACCAAATTCTGTTTTGTGACAGTTGCGACATGGCTGTTCATCAGAAGTGTTATGGCGTTGCGAGGATTCCCAAGGGAGACTGGTTCTGCAAGGACTGTGCAGAGAAAAAAGCGGCAGGGATGCTGAGCGTGGACGATACAGCAAAGGTTAGGGGGGCTTCATTCCAAGACATGAAAGCCGCGACGGTTGCGCAGGTTGCTGAGGATCTGCCCGATATCCCCAACTTTGAACACCATTTGCGTGTGGCACAAAGGGTATTGCTTGATCGGTGCTCTGGGAGGCGACGGATCAAGCTTTTTGGGCAGAACGAAGCGTATGAGAAGACGTTTCAGCTGGTGGAGCAGACGATTATTGCTGGTGAGGGTAACTCAATGTTGGTCATTGGTGCGCGGGGGTGTGGCAAGACGACGCTGATAGAGTCGGTTATCTCTGATGTGTCTAAGCAACATAAGGAGGAGTTTCACGTCGTTAGGCTGAATGGGTTCATTCATACTGATGATAAGCTGGCGTTGAGGGAGATCTGGCGGCAGTTGGGCAAGGAGATGGCTGTGGAGGATGATCTTGTGAACAAG ACGAGCAACTACGCAGACACGATGGCTTCTCTGCTAGCTTTGTTGTCGCATCCCTCGGAGATCGCTGAATCCCACGAAGGCGTCACATCCAAGTCAATTGTATTTGTGATAGACGAGTTCGATCTGTTCGCCACACATGCCAGACAAACGCTTCTGTACAATCTGTTTGATATTGCACAGGCTCGGAAAGCGCCTATTGCGGTTGTTGgtttgacgacgaggatcGACGTGGTAGAGAGTCTGGAGAAGAGAGTCAAGAGTCGATTCAGCCACAGATATGTCTATCTGTCATTGCCAAAGAGTCTTCCCGCATTCTGGGATGTATGCAGGCAAGGACTTAGtattgatgaggaggatatggaagctgagggtgttgatgagtCGCTGGAGGGTCATGAAGAGTTCTGGAAGTGGTGGAACGAACGGATCGAG CGTCTCTACAGCAAAGATCAGAGATTTAAAGACCACCTCGAGTCATATTTTGCTACCACAAAGTCGACCTCTGCTTTCTTGACGACGTGTGTCATGCCTTTGGCGGATTTaacaccaacatctcccTTCCCGCGGATACCAGCACCCAGCATCGCTGTTTCTTTGGACCCACCGGACTCTAAACTGCACATGCTGGAATCACTATCAGATCTAGACCTCTCACTCTTGATCGCAGCGGCGCGCCTGGACATTGTAGCACATACGGATACGGTAAACTTCGCGATGGCTTACGACGAGTATTCGTCGCTCATGAGTAAGCAGCGAGCTCAGACGGCAAGCTCGGGACTTCTCGTTCTTGGAGGCGGAACAAGAGTGTGGGGTCGTGGTATCGCAGGAATGGCCTGGGAGCGGCTAGTTGCGCTCGGTCTCCTTGTGCCAGCGGCTtcgggagggagaggaacaGCTGGTCTGAGCGGGCTGGACTCCAAGATGTGGAAGCTGGATGTCGCACTCGAGGAGATTCCGGCGGCGGTAAAACTCAATGCGGTTTTGGCGCGCTGGTGCAAGGAGATCTGA